AGTTAAtgaattaagaaatgaaatttacaatCCAGTATTAGTGTACAAACAGCAGAACATTGACGATCCATTGACAGGTCTACAGAAGGAAGATTTTATGCTTGCAATAATGACTAAACAACAgcttgaaatgtttaaaaaatttgctTCACTTATACTTTGTATGGATTCAACCCACAAGACAAatgtttattcttttaaattgataacTCTCTTGGTTTTAGATGAATTTAGGCATGTTTATCCTGTGGCATTTTGTGTTAGCAATAGAGAGAGTGAGGATGTAATCTCTGTCTTTTTGAACTCCGTCAAAATGAAATCTCCTAATACTAAAGTTAATATACTGATGACAGATGACGACAATTCAGGTTGGAATGCTGCGAAGAAAGTTTTTGGGGGGGaccttaaacattttctttgtcATTGGCATGTTCATGAAAATTGGAAAAGAAAGATTCGACAACTTATTAAGGATGAGGAATTACAAGCAGaaatttatacttatttatGTGCTTGTTTACAAGCACAGTCTGAAAATCTATTCTCTTCTTATGTCCAGGAATTGTTGAGAAAACTTCAGGAATCTAATCAAGAATTTTTACATTACTTTCAGAATTTTTACCTGAGCAGAAAAGAAATTTGGGCAAAATGTTTTCGAAGTGGGGAATTTGGAAATGTTCATACAAATATGTTTGTAGAAAGTTTTCACAATCAActtaaaactatatattttgAAGGAAAACGCAATAGACGGATTGATGTTTTGGTTGATACCCTcttacaaattgaaaaaaatctgttcATGACAAGACTTCGTCGTTTAAGTTATAATTTGCCCTCTggtgaaaatattaataattttgatCGTCATCAGAGAAGTTTAGAAATTGATGATTCCTGTATTTTTCAAATCagtgactttttttttacagttactTCATCTGATTCAACGTATGACATAAAGAAACTAGTTGACATATGCAGTGAGAAGTATTGCTTCAACAAGTGTAAAACATTTCCTTGCATCGACCTTTGTAAACATCTTTTTTCATGCTCCTGTCTGGATTACAAAAATGGTCATGTTTGTAAACATTTGcacaaaatacatgcatttgCCAACcttaattcacacaaagatCATCCATCTAATGCCAATACAGACTTTTCGTCAAAACAATATGCAAGTAGCAGGGACACTGATTCTTCAACATCTACACGTGATTGTACTGAATTAAAGATACAGCACATTGAACAGAAATTAAACACAATAGCTGAACAGATTAAAAACAACCCATCAGTTCAAAAACAGAGACTAGACAATATTTTAAGTGCATTAGACCACATTATTGCAGCAAATGAGGGTAGCAATCAAATACACAATTCTATGAAAGATTTCAAAAAGACAGAGAAAATTTCTTCTAATGCTAAGAATTTGTTGCAGCCTAGATTTAGACCAACTGTCAAAAAGCCTGGCCGGATCCCAAAACCCCGTCTAAGAAAACCAACAGAGGAAGAAATGAGGAACCTTCTTCCTAATGTCTCTGGGTATGGCTTCAATCTTCTCTTTCaagaatgattttaaacataaaatttcaGTGTGAATGATgccaaaataataatttcaaatcTTAAGATGATGTtatatacacagtaaaaaaCGCTTATAGCGAAGTGCCAGGGATTAGCAATATTGCATGTTCattataaccatgttttactgtattaccAGTAGTCAAGcaggttttttttgtaattgttcAAAGACAtttgtggtacatgtattttcatttatgtatatgttaatgatttttaatatcttttttcaaCTATTTAGATCATCTCAAGATTCCACAGTGCCAGTTTCGTTGCCAGGACCATCTGTGGCTCCGTATCCTCCCCTGAGACTGGTTCCACCGACAACCAATACACTTCCTACACAACCTGCACCACAGCAAAGTGTATTCAGGtatgttttaaatatcatttgtaCTTTACCTACTTCAGAGAGCTTTTTCAAACATAATCTTTTTaactactatatatatatacttcaaTCTAGTGTTGAAACTGGTTTGGGGCAGCCAACATGGATGAGAGTGCCTCCCTCTATGCTTGGTAGGAGGATTGTAACCACCATCAATGGCAAGAAACAGGTCATTGTGTTCACAAGAGAAGACCAAAGAAATGGTatttaatttttagatgaaatttaattgtatttttatttcatctattg
This genomic window from Crassostrea angulata isolate pt1a10 chromosome 8, ASM2561291v2, whole genome shotgun sequence contains:
- the LOC128159585 gene encoding uncharacterized protein LOC128159585, which translates into the protein MFVESFHNQLKTIYFEGKRNRRIDVLVDTLLQIEKNLFMTRLRRLSYNLPSGENINNFDRHQRSLEIDDSCIFQISDFFFTVTSSDSTYDIKKLVDICSEKYCFNKCKTFPCIDLCKHLFSCSCLDYKNGHVCKHLHKIHAFANLNSHKDHPSNANTDFSSKQYASSRDTDSSTSTRDCTELKIQHIEQKLNTIAEQIKNNPSVQKQRLDNILSALDHIIAANEGSNQIHNSMKDFKKTEKISSNAKNLLQPRFRPTVKKPGRIPKPRLRKPTEEEMRNLLPNVSGSSQDSTVPVSLPGPSVAPYPPLRLVPPTTNTLPTQPAPQQSVFSVETGLGQPTWMRVPPSMLGRRIVTTINGKKQVIVFTREDQRNDPADKDGV